A part of Magnetospirillum sp. ME-1 genomic DNA contains:
- the nhaA gene encoding Na+/H+ antiporter NhaA, which translates to MAAEPPFSAFKDFLRGEAVGGVILMIAASLALIIANSPVAGLYFGALQAKVLGMTLEHWVNDGLMAVFFLLVGLEIKREVLGGQLRTWPQRVLPGLGALGGMAAPALVYLAFNAQSAETIRGWAIPTATDIAFALGILALLGSRVPFSLKVFLTALAIIDDLGAVLIIALFYTADLSLPALGAAALLLGGLMALNRFGVTRLWPYLLLGAGLWSATLLSGIHATIAGVALALTIPMDNAEGEAHSPLHRLEHGLAKWVGFVIVPVFGFANAGVSFGGMNAATILGPLPVGITLGLFLGKQLGVFGTVWAAIRFGLAQRPVGASMAQLYATAALCGIGFTMSLFIGGLAFGGHPEASDAVKVGVLAGSGLSAVLGAAIFLRCGRSSS; encoded by the coding sequence ATGGCCGCTGAGCCTCCATTCTCGGCATTCAAAGACTTCCTTCGCGGTGAAGCGGTGGGCGGCGTCATTCTGATGATTGCCGCATCCCTGGCGCTGATCATCGCCAATTCGCCGGTGGCGGGCCTGTATTTCGGCGCCTTGCAGGCCAAGGTCCTGGGGATGACCCTGGAGCATTGGGTCAATGACGGGCTGATGGCGGTATTCTTTCTGCTGGTTGGCCTGGAAATCAAACGCGAGGTCCTGGGAGGGCAGTTGCGGACCTGGCCACAGCGGGTTCTGCCGGGCCTGGGGGCCTTGGGCGGCATGGCCGCGCCAGCCCTGGTCTACCTGGCCTTCAATGCCCAATCAGCCGAAACCATCCGGGGCTGGGCCATTCCCACGGCCACCGACATTGCCTTTGCCTTGGGAATCCTCGCCTTGCTGGGCTCTCGGGTGCCTTTTTCGCTCAAGGTTTTCCTGACGGCCCTGGCCATCATCGACGACCTTGGCGCCGTGCTGATCATCGCGCTGTTCTATACCGCGGATCTTTCGCTGCCGGCTTTGGGCGCGGCGGCGCTCTTGCTGGGAGGGCTGATGGCGCTGAACCGGTTCGGCGTGACCAGACTATGGCCTTATCTGCTTCTGGGGGCGGGGCTCTGGTCCGCCACGCTGCTTTCAGGCATCCATGCGACCATCGCCGGCGTGGCGCTGGCTCTGACCATTCCCATGGACAATGCCGAAGGCGAGGCGCATTCGCCGTTGCATCGCCTCGAGCATGGCCTGGCCAAGTGGGTCGGCTTCGTCATCGTTCCGGTGTTCGGCTTCGCCAATGCCGGAGTGTCCTTTGGCGGAATGAATGCTGCAACCATCCTGGGGCCGTTACCCGTGGGCATTACTCTTGGATTGTTTCTCGGCAAGCAATTGGGCGTCTTCGGTACCGTCTGGGCGGCAATTCGCTTCGGACTGGCCCAGCGCCCCGTTGGCGCCAGCATGGCTCAGCTTTACGCAACCGCCGCGCTGTGCGGGATTGGCTTCACCATGAGCCTGTTCATCGGCGGGCTGGCATTCGGTGGACATCCCGAGGCTTCGGATGCCGTGAAAGTCGGGGTTTTGGCGGGTTCCGGGCTTTCCGCCGTTCTGGGAGCCGCCATCTTCCTGAGGTGCGGACGTTCGTCGTCATAA
- the metG gene encoding methionine--tRNA ligase, with the protein MTGAGTFYVTTPIYYVNDKPHIGHAYTTLACDVLARFKRLDGFDVKFLTGTDEHGQKVEKSAETFGMSPQALADQNSANFRELAKILGCTNDDFIRTTEERHKKACQALWDKLVAKGDIYLGAYEGWYSVRDEAFYAEDELVKGEGGAKLAPTGAPVEWVKEPSYFFRLSAFQDRLLKWYEDNPDCVAPQSRRNEVMSFVRGGLQDLSVSRTSFKWGIPVPGDDSHIMYVWLDALTNYITAVGYPDTSGDFARYWPNSLHMVGKDIVRFHAVYWPAFLMAADLAPPRRVFAHGWWTNEGQKISKSLGNVIDPLELIETYGLDQVRYFLLREVPFGNDGDFSRRAMMGRMNSELANDYGNLVQRSLSMIGKNCAGVTPAHTPDTDDDKAMLGAAYAMLDKVRDAIDRQMYHEAIEAIWVVIRAGNGYVDKQAPWALKKTDPARMGTVLWVLAETIRSVALLTQPFMPAASARILDQLAVPEDERSFAFFGPGHALREGITLPAPQGVFPRHVEEASA; encoded by the coding sequence ATGACCGGGGCCGGGACCTTCTACGTCACCACGCCGATCTACTACGTCAACGACAAGCCCCATATCGGCCACGCCTACACCACGCTGGCCTGCGACGTGCTGGCGCGCTTCAAGCGCCTCGACGGCTTCGACGTCAAGTTCCTGACCGGCACCGACGAGCACGGCCAGAAGGTGGAAAAGTCGGCCGAGACCTTCGGCATGAGCCCCCAAGCCCTGGCCGACCAGAATTCCGCCAATTTCCGCGAACTGGCCAAGATCCTGGGCTGCACCAACGACGATTTCATCCGCACCACCGAGGAGCGCCACAAGAAGGCCTGCCAGGCCCTGTGGGACAAGCTGGTGGCCAAGGGCGACATCTATCTCGGCGCCTATGAGGGCTGGTACTCGGTGCGCGACGAGGCCTTCTACGCCGAGGACGAACTGGTCAAGGGCGAGGGCGGCGCCAAGCTGGCGCCCACCGGCGCACCGGTGGAGTGGGTGAAGGAGCCCAGCTATTTCTTCCGCCTGTCGGCCTTCCAGGACCGCCTGCTCAAGTGGTACGAGGACAACCCCGATTGCGTGGCGCCCCAGTCCCGCCGCAACGAGGTGATGAGCTTCGTGCGTGGCGGGCTGCAGGACCTGTCGGTGTCGCGCACCAGCTTCAAGTGGGGCATCCCGGTGCCCGGCGACGATTCCCACATCATGTATGTCTGGCTGGACGCGCTGACCAACTACATCACCGCGGTGGGCTATCCCGACACCTCCGGGGATTTCGCCAGGTACTGGCCCAATTCCCTCCATATGGTGGGCAAGGACATCGTCCGCTTCCACGCCGTCTACTGGCCGGCCTTCCTGATGGCCGCCGACCTGGCGCCGCCCCGGCGGGTCTTCGCCCACGGCTGGTGGACCAACGAGGGCCAGAAGATCTCCAAGTCGCTGGGCAACGTCATCGATCCGCTGGAACTGATCGAGACCTACGGCCTGGATCAGGTGCGCTACTTCCTGCTGCGCGAGGTGCCGTTCGGTAATGACGGCGACTTCTCGCGCCGTGCCATGATGGGCCGCATGAACAGCGAACTGGCCAACGATTACGGCAATCTGGTCCAGCGCTCGCTGTCCATGATCGGCAAGAATTGCGCAGGCGTCACGCCCGCCCATACTCCCGACACCGACGATGACAAGGCCATGCTGGGCGCGGCCTACGCCATGCTGGACAAGGTCCGCGACGCCATCGACCGCCAGATGTACCACGAGGCCATCGAGGCCATCTGGGTTGTCATCCGCGCCGGCAATGGCTATGTGGACAAGCAGGCGCCCTGGGCGCTGAAGAAGACCGATCCCGCCCGCATGGGCACGGTGCTGTGGGTGTTGGCCGAGACCATCCGCTCGGTGGCGCTGTTGACCCAGCCGTTCATGCCGGCGGCGTCGGCCCGCATCCTCGACCAGCTTGCCGTGCCCGAGGATGAGCGCAGCTTCGCCTTCTTCGGCCCCGGCCATGCCCTCAGGGAAGGCATCACCCTGCCGGCGCCTCAGGGCGTGTTCCCGCGCCATGTGGAAGAGGCTTCCGCCTGA
- the tmk gene encoding dTMP kinase: METARGRFITFEGGEGAGKSTQVRLLAESLRDEGLMVVTTREPGGSTGAEAIRALLVEGDTTRWDGVTEALLHFAARRDHLVKTVWPALERGAWVISDRFADSTLAYQGFGHGLDPDVIASLYRVAVGHFAPDLTLVLDLPVEKGLERAGARGGAEDRYERMGLGFHQRLRQGFLGIAASNPMRCAVIDATRSPDEVHGDIMATVRARLPVP, encoded by the coding sequence ATGGAGACGGCCCGCGGGCGCTTCATCACCTTCGAAGGAGGGGAGGGGGCGGGCAAGTCCACCCAGGTCCGCCTGCTGGCCGAATCCTTGCGCGACGAGGGCCTGATGGTGGTCACCACCCGCGAACCCGGCGGCTCGACCGGCGCCGAGGCCATTCGCGCCCTGCTGGTGGAGGGCGACACTACGCGCTGGGACGGGGTGACCGAGGCCTTGCTCCACTTCGCGGCGCGCCGCGACCATCTGGTCAAGACCGTGTGGCCGGCGCTCGAGCGCGGCGCCTGGGTGATCTCGGATCGCTTCGCCGATTCGACGCTGGCCTATCAGGGCTTCGGCCACGGCCTCGACCCGGACGTCATCGCCAGCCTCTACCGCGTCGCTGTGGGCCATTTCGCCCCCGACCTCACCCTGGTGCTCGATCTGCCGGTGGAAAAAGGCCTCGAGCGGGCAGGAGCACGCGGCGGGGCCGAGGACCGTTACGAGCGCATGGGCTTGGGCTTTCACCAGCGCCTGCGCCAGGGGTTCTTAGGCATAGCCGCCTCCAATCCCATGCGCTGTGCCGTCATCGACGCCACCCGCTCGCCCGACGAGGTCCATGGCGACATCATGGCGACGGTACGGGCGCGGCTGCCGGTGCCATGA
- a CDS encoding septal ring lytic transglycosylase RlpA family protein, with protein MSRRTRLAALLLSGTVLSGCAEMNLFGHMAKSVGGETPPPPSASAATNYKVGKPYQVAGVWYYPQEDFAYDETGIASWYGPNFHAKLTANGETFDQNAVTAAHKTLQMPSIARVTNLENGRSIIVRINDRGPFVNGRILDLSRRSAQLLGMEGQGTAKVRVQVLAEESRVLAGKLKSDSTGNEPKVASAAPRGSVQAESLAPPPGVKNGDNGQVVIASSNQPKQRGMTVEAVEREIAAQEVKSVPVRPTSIYVQAGSYGRHDNANRMVARLSKVGKAQLQQVHLQGKTLFRVRLGPVASVEEADRILDSVVAAGAQDARVVVD; from the coding sequence ATGTCGCGGAGGACGCGCTTGGCGGCTTTGCTGCTGTCCGGAACCGTGCTCTCGGGCTGCGCCGAGATGAACCTGTTCGGCCACATGGCCAAGTCGGTGGGCGGCGAGACCCCGCCGCCGCCCTCGGCCTCGGCCGCCACCAACTACAAGGTGGGCAAGCCCTATCAGGTGGCTGGAGTCTGGTACTATCCCCAGGAAGACTTCGCCTATGACGAGACCGGCATCGCGTCGTGGTACGGCCCCAACTTCCACGCCAAGCTGACCGCCAACGGCGAGACCTTCGACCAGAACGCCGTCACCGCCGCCCACAAGACCCTGCAGATGCCGTCCATCGCCCGGGTGACAAACCTGGAAAACGGCCGCTCCATCATCGTGCGCATCAATGACCGCGGCCCCTTCGTCAACGGCCGCATCCTGGATCTGTCGCGCAGATCGGCGCAATTGCTGGGAATGGAAGGGCAGGGCACCGCCAAGGTGCGTGTCCAGGTCCTGGCCGAGGAAAGCCGGGTGCTGGCCGGCAAGCTGAAGTCGGATTCCACCGGCAACGAACCCAAGGTGGCCAGCGCCGCGCCGCGCGGCTCGGTCCAGGCGGAATCCTTGGCCCCGCCCCCCGGCGTCAAGAACGGCGACAACGGTCAGGTGGTGATCGCCTCGTCGAACCAGCCCAAGCAGCGCGGCATGACCGTCGAGGCGGTCGAGCGCGAGATCGCGGCCCAGGAGGTGAAATCGGTGCCGGTGCGCCCCACCTCCATCTATGTCCAGGCCGGCTCCTATGGCCGCCACGACAACGCCAACCGCATGGTGGCGCGCCTGTCAAAGGTGGGCAAGGCCCAGTTGCAGCAGGTCCATCTCCAGGGCAAGACCCTGTTCCGGGTCCGGCTGGGACCCGTGGCCAGCGTCGAGGAGGCCGACCGCATCCTCGATTCCGTGGTCGCCGCGGGGGCGCAGGACGCCCGCGTGGTCGTCGATTAA
- a CDS encoding DNA polymerase III subunit delta' encodes MTESPHPRETAELFGHGTAETALLDAWNSGRLAHAWLLCGPKGIGKATLAYRFARFVLAGGGDGGGLFGDAPSTLEIRPDHPVFRRIAARGHADLEAVERGWADDKKSKLKSEIVVEDVRGIGHFMSLTPAEGGWRVVIIDSADEMNRNAANAVLKVLEEPPRNALMLLVSHSPGRLLPTIRSRCRRLMLQPLGEEVVADLLTRQRPELGPTEVAALARLGEGSIGKALALADEGGLDLYRELLELLHGLPRLDVPALHAFGDKVARPENDGSFRTVTELLGWWLARLIRAGGRKGAGMAEVVAGEGALMERLLAAASLEHWLEVWEKITTLFARTEAVHLDRKQAVLGAFMAVERLARQGSR; translated from the coding sequence ATGACCGAGAGCCCGCATCCGCGCGAAACCGCCGAGTTGTTCGGCCACGGGACGGCCGAAACGGCTCTGCTGGACGCCTGGAATTCGGGGCGCCTCGCCCATGCCTGGCTGCTGTGCGGTCCCAAGGGCATCGGCAAGGCGACCCTGGCCTACCGCTTCGCCCGCTTCGTGCTGGCCGGCGGCGGGGACGGGGGCGGGCTGTTCGGCGACGCGCCCAGCACCCTGGAGATCCGCCCCGATCATCCGGTGTTCCGCCGCATCGCCGCCCGGGGCCACGCCGATCTGGAAGCGGTGGAGCGCGGCTGGGCCGATGACAAGAAGAGCAAGCTCAAATCCGAGATCGTGGTCGAGGACGTGCGCGGCATCGGCCACTTCATGTCGCTGACCCCGGCCGAGGGCGGCTGGCGGGTGGTGATCATCGATTCCGCCGACGAAATGAACCGCAACGCCGCCAATGCGGTGCTGAAGGTTCTGGAAGAACCGCCGCGCAACGCCTTGATGTTGCTGGTGTCCCATTCTCCCGGCCGCTTGCTGCCCACCATCCGGTCCCGCTGCCGCCGCCTGATGCTCCAGCCGCTGGGTGAAGAGGTGGTGGCCGACCTTCTGACCCGCCAGCGACCCGAACTGGGTCCCACCGAAGTGGCCGCCCTGGCCAGGCTGGGGGAGGGCAGCATCGGCAAGGCGCTGGCCCTGGCCGACGAGGGCGGGCTCGACCTCTACCGCGAATTGCTGGAGCTGCTGCACGGCCTGCCGCGCCTCGACGTGCCTGCGCTGCACGCCTTCGGCGACAAGGTGGCGCGGCCCGAGAACGACGGATCATTCCGCACCGTCACCGAATTGCTGGGCTGGTGGCTGGCCCGCCTGATCCGCGCCGGCGGCCGCAAGGGGGCGGGAATGGCCGAGGTGGTGGCGGGTGAGGGTGCCCTGATGGAGCGCCTGCTGGCGGCGGCCAGCCTTGAACATTGGCTGGAGGTGTGGGAAAAGATCACCACCCTGTTCGCCCGCACCGAAGCGGTCCATCTCGACCGCAAGCAGGCCGTTCTCGGCGCCTTCATGGCGGTCGAACGCCTCGCCCGCCAGGGTTCGCGATAG
- a CDS encoding DUF736 family protein: MKTNRLIIGADGNGEGNYTSLRQSITFLFEKNPDHKATDSNSPSHLVHLKGNGGAFEAGAAWTKTVQEGPNRGAKFFSFSVDDPSFDTPLNLTAFVLVKAKDKDDCTEYEVVWRRPRRDAA, translated from the coding sequence ATGAAGACCAATCGACTGATCATCGGCGCCGATGGCAACGGCGAGGGCAACTACACCTCGTTGCGCCAGTCCATCACCTTCCTGTTCGAGAAGAACCCTGACCACAAGGCCACCGACAGCAACAGCCCGTCCCATCTGGTCCACCTGAAGGGCAACGGCGGCGCGTTCGAAGCGGGCGCGGCCTGGACCAAGACGGTGCAGGAAGGCCCCAACCGGGGCGCCAAGTTCTTCTCGTTCTCGGTGGACGATCCCAGCTTTGACACGCCGCTGAACCTGACCGCCTTCGTGCTGGTCAAGGCCAAGGACAAGGACGACTGCACCGAATACGAGGTGGTGTGGCGCCGCCCCCGCCGGGATGCCGCGTGA
- a CDS encoding Rep protein, translating to MLPKQSIPGLDGVTRERLHRVARCGRHILGGQVAVVAGEGGARFLGLETCGSVWLCPVCSSKIAEHRRADIESMLTAHCAGQRRRFTKAPGDIWGGAWETYQADPGAVYMATFTVPHGRWDSLERLRDDVAECWRRVQRGAAWARLKARCGIVGVIRAMELTHGANGWHPHLHVLILAKPGACVEMTLRHALYARWAAFVDKMGLGVVSETHGVDLYRAHSVQAAGDYVAKWGCDAELTKWHVKKGRGKNRSPWQLLAAAAEGDVEARIRWREFAAVMPGTCHITMSHGLRDLYLDGPDLSDAEIAAMEHGIDPAEIVRNTGETIVGHIRRGVWVRVMRAGLAVDVLEAVETGGWAAALSMLVDRGLALRRASDG from the coding sequence ATGCTTCCCAAGCAGTCCATTCCTGGCCTGGATGGCGTCACCCGTGAGCGCCTGCACCGGGTGGCTCGATGTGGCCGCCACATCCTCGGCGGACAGGTGGCCGTGGTGGCGGGGGAGGGCGGCGCCCGGTTCCTCGGCCTGGAAACCTGCGGTTCCGTGTGGCTGTGCCCGGTCTGCTCGTCCAAGATCGCCGAGCATCGTCGCGCAGACATCGAATCCATGTTGACGGCCCATTGCGCGGGCCAGCGGCGGCGGTTCACCAAGGCCCCTGGCGACATCTGGGGCGGGGCCTGGGAAACTTATCAGGCGGACCCCGGAGCGGTCTACATGGCCACCTTCACCGTGCCCCATGGCCGGTGGGATAGCCTGGAACGCCTGCGCGACGACGTGGCCGAATGCTGGCGCCGCGTGCAGCGTGGGGCGGCCTGGGCGCGTCTCAAGGCCCGCTGCGGCATCGTGGGCGTGATCCGGGCCATGGAACTGACCCACGGCGCCAACGGCTGGCATCCCCATCTGCATGTGCTGATCCTGGCAAAGCCGGGGGCATGCGTCGAAATGACCCTGCGCCATGCCCTGTACGCCCGCTGGGCGGCCTTCGTCGACAAGATGGGCTTGGGGGTGGTGTCGGAAACCCATGGGGTGGACCTGTACCGCGCCCATTCCGTCCAAGCCGCAGGGGACTACGTCGCCAAGTGGGGCTGCGACGCAGAGTTGACCAAGTGGCACGTCAAGAAGGGGAGGGGAAAGAACCGCTCTCCCTGGCAATTGCTGGCCGCCGCCGCCGAGGGCGACGTTGAGGCCCGCATCCGGTGGCGCGAGTTCGCCGCCGTCATGCCGGGGACGTGCCACATCACCATGAGCCACGGCTTGCGCGACCTGTACTTGGACGGTCCCGACCTGTCTGACGCCGAGATCGCCGCCATGGAGCATGGCATAGACCCCGCCGAGATCGTGCGGAACACCGGGGAAACCATTGTCGGGCATATCCGGCGGGGCGTGTGGGTCCGCGTCATGCGGGCCGGCCTTGCCGTGGACGTGCTGGAAGCCGTGGAAACGGGCGGGTGGGCCGCCGCCCTTTCCATGCTGGTGGATCGTGGCCTAGCACTGAGGAGGGCCAGCGATGGCTAA
- a CDS encoding TatD family hydrolase, whose amino-acid sequence MLVDSHCHLDFPDFADDLDGVVGRAQAAGVGVLLTIGTHVTRYEQVVRVAERFDNVWASVGIHPHEAGVAPYADLDTLLRLAEHPKVVALGETGLDYYYDKSPRDRQRDSFRVHIEAARRTGLPVIVHTRDADDDTGAILAEEMGKGAFTGLVHCFSSGPDFAEKAVKLGLFISASGIMTFKTADILRDTLAGVPLDRLLVETDAPYLAPIPYRGKRNEPAYVAHTAAKLAEVKGVTMAEVEAATTDNFHRLFKKVSASGVTRP is encoded by the coding sequence ATGCTGGTCGACAGCCATTGCCATCTGGATTTCCCCGACTTCGCCGATGATCTCGACGGCGTGGTCGGTCGCGCCCAAGCCGCCGGGGTCGGGGTGCTGCTGACCATCGGCACCCACGTCACCCGCTACGAGCAGGTGGTCCGGGTGGCCGAGCGCTTCGACAACGTCTGGGCCAGCGTCGGCATCCACCCGCACGAGGCGGGCGTGGCGCCCTATGCCGATCTCGACACGCTGTTGCGTCTGGCCGAGCACCCCAAGGTGGTGGCGCTGGGCGAAACCGGCCTGGATTATTACTACGACAAGAGCCCCCGCGACCGGCAGCGGGATTCGTTCCGCGTCCATATCGAGGCAGCGCGCAGAACGGGTTTGCCGGTGATCGTCCATACCCGCGACGCCGACGACGATACCGGGGCGATTCTGGCCGAGGAGATGGGGAAGGGGGCCTTCACCGGTCTGGTCCATTGCTTCAGTTCCGGTCCCGACTTCGCTGAAAAGGCTGTGAAATTGGGCCTTTTCATCTCGGCCTCGGGGATCATGACCTTCAAGACCGCCGACATCTTGCGCGACACCCTGGCGGGCGTGCCGCTGGACCGTCTGCTGGTGGAGACCGACGCCCCCTATCTGGCGCCGATCCCCTATCGCGGCAAGCGCAATGAACCGGCCTACGTGGCCCACACCGCCGCCAAACTGGCCGAGGTCAAGGGCGTGACCATGGCCGAGGTGGAAGCCGCCACCACCGACAATTTCCATCGCCTGTTCAAGAAGGTGTCGGCATCCGGGGTAACGCGGCCATGA
- a CDS encoding lytic murein transglycosylase: MMAGLAVASLALGGCAASAEEPAAPSETQVAVADAGFTGFLAGVRAEALEKGIKPQTLDLALANVTHIDRVIELDRKQPEFTLSFNDYLGRIVTPARVEEGRRKLAENMALLTEIERRYGVQPRFVVALWGIETNFGKNTGGMSVVSSLATLAYDGRRSKYFRTELMNALTILDQGHIAPASMIGSWAGAMGQCQFMPSTFLKFAVDWDGDGKRNIWTNRSDALASAANYLSSEGWKGDQTWGRAVKLPADFPRNLLGADTRKSVKEWSALGVKGSDGKALPARDITASIVLAEGSKGPAFLVYDNFRTIMKWNRSTFFALAAGHLADRIGGK; the protein is encoded by the coding sequence ATGATGGCCGGATTGGCCGTGGCGTCCCTGGCGCTGGGCGGCTGCGCCGCCTCGGCCGAGGAACCGGCCGCCCCGAGCGAGACCCAGGTGGCGGTGGCCGATGCCGGCTTCACCGGCTTCCTGGCCGGCGTGCGGGCCGAGGCCCTGGAAAAGGGCATCAAGCCCCAGACCCTGGACCTGGCGCTCGCCAACGTCACCCACATCGACCGGGTGATCGAACTGGACCGCAAGCAGCCGGAATTCACCCTGTCCTTCAACGACTATCTGGGCCGCATCGTCACCCCGGCCCGGGTGGAGGAGGGGCGCAGGAAGTTGGCCGAGAACATGGCGCTGCTCACCGAGATCGAACGCCGGTACGGTGTGCAACCGCGCTTCGTGGTGGCGCTGTGGGGCATCGAGACCAATTTCGGCAAGAACACCGGCGGCATGTCGGTGGTCTCGTCGCTGGCGACCCTGGCCTATGACGGGCGGCGGTCCAAGTATTTCCGTACCGAGCTGATGAACGCGCTCACCATCCTCGACCAGGGCCATATCGCGCCCGCCAGCATGATCGGATCGTGGGCCGGGGCCATGGGGCAATGCCAGTTCATGCCGTCCACCTTCCTGAAATTCGCCGTGGACTGGGATGGCGACGGCAAGCGCAACATCTGGACCAACCGCTCCGACGCCCTGGCCTCGGCCGCCAATTACCTGTCGTCGGAAGGCTGGAAGGGTGACCAGACCTGGGGCCGGGCGGTGAAGCTGCCCGCCGACTTCCCCCGCAACCTGCTGGGGGCCGACACCCGCAAGAGCGTCAAGGAATGGTCGGCGCTGGGCGTCAAGGGCAGCGACGGCAAGGCGCTGCCCGCCCGCGACATCACCGCCTCCATCGTGCTGGCCGAAGGAAGCAAGGGACCGGCCTTCCTGGTCTACGACAATTTCCGCACCATCATGAAGTGGAACCGCTCCACCTTCTTCGCCCTGGCGGCGGGGCATCTTGCGGACCGCATCGGCGGCAAGTAG
- a CDS encoding MBL fold metallo-hydrolase — MKVTILGCGGAAGVPTISGGWGACDPANPRNRRLRSSILVEEGDTRILVDTSPDLRDQLLAAGVRSVDAVIYTHDHADHLHGIDDLREINRATRRWLPVWGDGETLRTAQIRFPYAFEPLEDMGEFIYRPLLEAHEITGPFRVGAIEVMPFDQDHGYCRTLGLRFGGVAYSTDVVDLPDESFEALQGIDTWIIGCLVDYPHQTHAHVAKALEWIERVAPRRAYITHMGSRLDYEAVRRAVPDHVTPAHDGLVIEDGR, encoded by the coding sequence ATGAAGGTCACCATCCTCGGCTGTGGCGGCGCCGCCGGCGTTCCGACCATCTCCGGAGGATGGGGCGCCTGTGATCCGGCCAATCCGCGCAACCGCCGCCTGCGGTCCTCCATCCTGGTGGAGGAGGGCGATACCCGCATCCTGGTGGACACCTCGCCCGACCTGCGCGACCAACTGCTGGCGGCCGGAGTGCGCAGTGTCGATGCGGTCATCTACACCCACGACCATGCCGACCATTTGCACGGGATCGACGACCTGCGCGAAATCAACCGCGCCACCCGCCGGTGGCTGCCGGTTTGGGGCGATGGGGAAACGCTGCGGACGGCGCAAATCCGCTTTCCCTATGCCTTCGAACCGCTGGAGGACATGGGCGAATTCATCTACCGGCCGCTGCTGGAAGCCCACGAGATCACCGGGCCGTTCCGCGTCGGGGCAATCGAGGTGATGCCCTTCGACCAGGACCACGGCTATTGCCGCACGCTCGGCCTGCGCTTCGGCGGCGTGGCCTACAGCACCGACGTGGTCGATCTGCCGGATGAGTCATTCGAGGCGCTGCAAGGCATCGACACCTGGATCATCGGCTGTCTGGTGGATTATCCCCATCAGACCCACGCCCATGTGGCCAAGGCCCTGGAATGGATCGAGCGCGTCGCCCCACGGCGCGCCTACATCACCCATATGGGCTCGCGCCTGGATTACGAGGCGGTGCGCCGCGCCGTTCCGGATCACGTGACGCCGGCCCATGACGGGTTGGTCATTGAAGATGGCCGCTGA
- a CDS encoding D-alanyl-D-alanine carboxypeptidase family protein translates to MLALLRRSLVAAFAALPLAAASSLPARSQAIETAAKQAIVVDYASGQVLMEKNADELMVPSSMSKLMTVYMVFDKLKSGAWKPSDRLPVSETAWKRHYKSEGSLMFLPVNSTASVEELLKGVVIQSGNDACSVLAEAYSGSEEAFAEEETRKARQIGLTKSVFKNASGWPEPGHLMTARDLSVLSRHLIADFPEYYPLFSQMEFVFNGIKQGNRNPLLYNTPGADGLKTGHTEAAGYGLTASIKRGNRRIIMVLNGMSSMKERAEESRRLTEWAFREWETYALFKAGDEVIPDAEVWLGQAETVPLLAKGALEVTMQRRNRADMKVTTIYNGPIAAPIKAGQEVGKIVVTAPGMAPVELPMVAGADVEKLGFTGRMSTAFKRILWGKKG, encoded by the coding sequence ATGCTCGCTCTTCTCCGCCGTTCGCTGGTCGCGGCCTTTGCCGCCCTTCCCCTGGCGGCCGCCTCGTCGCTTCCGGCCCGGTCCCAGGCCATCGAGACCGCCGCCAAGCAGGCCATCGTCGTCGATTACGCCAGTGGCCAGGTGCTGATGGAGAAGAACGCCGACGAGCTGATGGTGCCCAGCTCCATGAGCAAGCTGATGACCGTCTACATGGTCTTCGACAAGCTGAAGAGCGGGGCGTGGAAGCCCTCGGACCGCCTGCCGGTCAGCGAAACCGCCTGGAAGCGCCACTACAAGTCGGAAGGCTCGCTGATGTTCCTGCCCGTCAATTCCACGGCCAGTGTCGAGGAATTGCTGAAGGGCGTGGTGATCCAGTCGGGCAACGACGCCTGTTCGGTGCTGGCCGAGGCCTATTCCGGCTCGGAAGAAGCCTTCGCCGAGGAGGAAACCCGCAAGGCCCGCCAGATCGGCCTGACCAAGAGCGTGTTCAAGAACGCCAGCGGCTGGCCCGAGCCCGGCCACCTGATGACGGCGCGCGACCTGTCGGTGCTGTCGCGCCACCTGATCGCCGACTTCCCCGAATACTATCCGCTGTTCAGCCAGATGGAATTCGTCTTCAACGGCATCAAGCAGGGCAACCGCAACCCGCTGCTCTACAACACGCCCGGCGCCGACGGCCTGAAGACCGGCCATACCGAGGCCGCCGGCTATGGCCTCACCGCCTCCATCAAGCGGGGCAACCGCCGCATCATCATGGTGCTGAACGGCATGTCCTCCATGAAGGAGCGGGCCGAGGAATCGCGCCGCCTGACCGAATGGGCCTTCCGCGAGTGGGAGACCTACGCCCTGTTCAAGGCCGGCGACGAGGTGATCCCCGACGCCGAGGTCTGGCTGGGCCAGGCCGAAACCGTGCCGCTGCTGGCCAAGGGCGCCCTGGAGGTCACCATGCAGCGGCGCAACCGTGCCGACATGAAGGTCACCACCATCTATAACGGTCCCATCGCCGCCCCCATCAAGGCCGGGCAGGAGGTGGGCAAGATTGTGGTCACCGCGCCGGGCATGGCGCCGGTGGAACTGCCCATGGTGGCCGGGGCGGACGTGGAGAAGCTGGGCTTCACGGGGCGCATGTCCACCGCCTTCAAGCGCATCCTCTGGGGCAAGAAGGGATAA